The Medicago truncatula cultivar Jemalong A17 chromosome 4, MtrunA17r5.0-ANR, whole genome shotgun sequence genome includes a region encoding these proteins:
- the LOC25493110 gene encoding 18.1 kDa class I heat shock protein — MSLIPSFFGGRGRRSNVFDPFSLDVWDPFKDFPFTNSSLSASSFPQENSAFVSTRIDWKETPEAHVFKADLPGLKKEEVKVEIEDDRVLQISGERNFEKEDKNDQWHRVERSSGKFMRRFRLPENAKMDQVKAAMENGVLAVTVPKEEIKKPEVKAIEISG; from the coding sequence ATGTCGTTGATTCCAAGTTTCTTTGGTGGCCGAGGCCGAAGGAGCAACGTTTTCGATCCATTCTCCCTTGACGTTTGGGACCCATTCAAGGATTTTCCTTTCACCAATTCTTCACTTTCTGCTTCTTCATTCCCTCAGGAGAATTCTGCTTTTGTGAGCACCAGGATTGATTGGAAGGAGACCCCAGAAGCTCATGTGTTCAAGGCTGATCTTCCTGGACTGAAGAAGGAGGAAGTGAAGGTTGAAATTGAAGATGATAGGGTTCTTCAGATAAGCGGTGAGAGGAACTTTGAAAAAGAAGATAAGAATGATCAATGGCATCGTGTGGAGCGTAGCAGTGGAAAATTCATGAGGAGGTTTAGATTACCAGAGAATGCGAAAATGGATCAAGTGAAAGCTGCTATGGAGAATGGTGTTCTCGCTGTCACTGTCCCTAAGGAAGAGATCAAGAAGCCTGAAGTCAAAGCCATTGAAATCTCTGGTTAA
- the LOC25493112 gene encoding MACPF domain-containing protein NSL1 yields MGFNVNNTNSYGNAGLDPQLAAEKAVSVIGQGYNLCNDIRFSACKSRLIHIDNSSSNTRDLVFPSGVVVPNVPLSIKSDKGDCTRFRSDVLTFIQMSEHFNRQLSLSGKIPSGQFNSMFDMKKCWSRDAASTKSLAFDGWFITLYSVELDRTNITLSETVKKDVPCSWNPAALAEFIEKYGTHVVVGVKMGGKDVVHIKQSKSSDIPPTELQKLLKQLADERFSAVSNQSSNVNPAAISGKLKDDHTKLRGLHRNKPPSLVGRPIVKSHSKNDDIVSISVRRGGIDVFQPYNQWLSTISQSPNVISMSLVPITSLLNSVPGNGFLSHAVNLYLRYKPAIEELHQFLEFQLPRQWAPMYGDLPLVFDHKYKRNASPSLQFTLMGPKLYVNTVKVDSGNRPVTGIRLYLEGKKNNHLSIHLQHLSEVPGVLEISEDHSYDPIDEPDDRGYYEPVKWSMFSHVYTAPVQYNSSRMDESTSIVTKAWFEVKLMGMKKVLFLRLGYSTVASAKIRRSEWDGPSTSSRKSGFFSALMSAKLSQGLHSPEKQSKVDINSAIYHGGPPVPTRAPKMLNFVDTKEMVRGPEDPPGYWVVTGAKLCVEGGRISIKAKYSLLTILSEESIM; encoded by the exons ATGGGTTTCAATGTTAATAATACTAATAGCTATGGAAATGCAGGGTTGGATCCTCAATTAGCAGCTGAGAAAGCTGTGAGTGTGATTGGTCAAGGATACAATTTATGCAATGATATAAGATTCTCTGCTTGCAAGTCAAGGTTGATCCATATTGACAATAGTAGTTCAAACACAAGGGACCTTGTTTTTCCTTCTGGTGTTGTTGTCCCTAATGTTCCCTTATCTATTAAGTCTGATAAAGGTGATTGTACCAGGTTTCGATCCGATGTCCTCACTTTTATTCAG ATGTCTGAGCATTTCAACAGACAACTATCTTTGTCGGGAAAGATTCCATCCGGCCAATTCAATAGCATGTTCGACATGAAAAAATGTTGGTCCAGGGATGCAGCTTCCACTAAGAGCCTTGCCTTTGATGGATGGTTCATAACATTGTATAGCGTTGAATTAGATAGAACTAACATTACCCTTTCTGAAACTGTGAAAAAAGACGTGCCTTGTTCGTGGAACCCTGCTGCTCTTGCCGA GTTCATTGAAAAGTATGGTACACACGTAGTTGTTGGAGTGAAGATGGGAGGTAAAGATGTTGTTCATATCAAGCAGTCAAAAAGTTCAGATATTCCGCCGACTGAACTGCAGAAATTGCTTAAGCAATTAGCCGATGAGAGGTTTTCTGCAGTTTCAAATCAAAGTTCTAATGTCAATCCTGCGGCTATATCAGGAAAATTAAAG GATGATCATACGAAGCTTAGGGGACTGCACAGGAACAAACCTCCGTCCCTTGTTGGCAGGCCAATTGTAAAAAGTCACTCCAAGAATGAT GATATAGTAAGCATTTCTGTTCGAAGGGGAGGTATTGATGTATTTCAACCTTATAACCAGTGGCTCTCAACCATATCACAGTCTCCTAATGTCATATCAATGTCTTTGGTGCCTATTACTTCATTACTGAATTCTGTCCCAGGAAATGGATTTTTAAGTCATGCGGTGAATTTGTATCTTAGAT ATAAACCTGCAATAGAAGAACTTCATCAATTTCTAGAGTTTCAGTTGCCACGACAATGGGCACCGATGTATGGTGATCTGCCTCTTGTATTCGACCATAAGTATAAAAGGAATGCGTCTCCGTCACTTCAGTTCACTCTTATGGGACCCAAACTTTATGTTAATACCGTGAAG GTTGATTCGGGAAACCGGCCGGTAACAGGTATTCGCTTATACTTGGAAGGCAAGAAAAATAACCACCTATCAATCCATCTTCAGCATCTTTCAGAAGTTCCAGGTGTTCTTGAAATTTCAGAAGATCACAGTTATGATCCTATCGACGAACCAGATGACCGAGGCTACTACGAACCAGTGAAGTGGAGCATGTTTTCTCATGTCTACACAGCACCTGTACAATACAATAGCTCCAGAATGGACGAGTCTACGTCTATTGTGACAAAGGCTTGGTTTGAGGTTAAGCTAATGGGAATGAAGAAAGTTCTTTTCTTAAGACTTGGATACTCAACCGTAGCATCTGCGAAAATTCGCAGATCAGAATGGGATGGACCTTCAACCTCATCTAGAAAATCAGGATTCTTTTCAGCATTGATGAGTGCAAAGCTTAGCCAAGGATTGCATTCACCTGAGAAACAATCTAAAGTTGACATAAACTCGGCAATTTATCATGGTGGTCCGCCTGTGCCAACAAGGGCTCCCAAAATGCTTAATTTTGTCGACACAAAGGAAATGGTTAGGGGTCCAGAGGATCCACCAGGATATTGGGTTGTCACTGGTGCAAAGCTATGTGTTGAAGGTGGCAGAATCTCAATCAAGGCAAAATATTCTTTGTTAACTATATTGTCAGAAGAATCTATTATGTag
- the LOC25493113 gene encoding protein yippee-like At5g53940: MGRVFYLDLDGRAYRCTFCRTPFALADHVLSRSFSCSRGRAYLFSKVVNVTLGTQVERLMMSGLHTVEDIFCCCCGQIVGWKYVVAHEKSETYKEGKFVLERWRIVDDVEDELNLDANASSSDSENT; this comes from the exons ATGGGTAGAGTTTTCTATCTCGATTTGGATGGAAGAGCTTACCGATGCACTTTCTGCCGTACCCCTTTTGCCCTTGCCGATCACGTTCTCTCCCGG TCCTTCAGCTGCAGTCGAGGGAGGGCATACCTTTTCAGCAAAGT GGTGAATGTTACGCTTGGGACTCAAGTAGAGAGATTGATGATGTCTGGACTGCACACTGTTGAAGACATATTTTGTTGCTGCTGTGGACAAATTGTAGGATGGAAATAT GTTGTAGCACATGAGAAAAGTGAAACATATAAGGAAGGGAAATTTGTGCTCGAGAG ATGGAGGATAGTTGATGATGTCGAAGATGAATTAAATTTGGATGCTAATGCTAGTTCAAGCGACTCAGAAAACACCTAG